A window of Candidatus Latescibacter sp. contains these coding sequences:
- a CDS encoding thiamine pyrophosphate-dependent enzyme: MEAKDYELDYEVDIAWCPGCGNYGIRNVLKKALAELNIDPSKLVMVSGIGQAAKIPHYVKTNVFNGLHGRALPPATAIKAANPELTVIVESGDGDMYGEGGNHFMHCIRRNPDITALVHDNMVYGLTKGQASPTTHTGFKTPVQVEGVILEPFNPLAVAVALDASFVARAFIGDVEQTREIIKQAITHKGFALVDIFQPCVTYNKINSFQWFKANTYSLESAYDPHDRVHAFQRALETEKLPLGVFYLNTGKQTFEEQLAVYRRSSEPLWKRMVNREALAGFIEKKKKIV, from the coding sequence ATGGAAGCTAAAGATTACGAACTGGATTATGAGGTCGATATCGCCTGGTGCCCGGGCTGCGGGAATTACGGCATTCGTAACGTTCTGAAAAAAGCGCTCGCCGAATTGAACATCGATCCTTCAAAACTGGTCATGGTTTCAGGCATCGGGCAGGCGGCTAAAATTCCCCACTATGTGAAAACAAATGTATTCAACGGCCTCCACGGGCGGGCGCTTCCCCCTGCTACCGCCATCAAGGCGGCAAATCCGGAGCTCACGGTTATCGTTGAGAGCGGGGACGGGGACATGTATGGCGAAGGGGGAAATCATTTCATGCACTGCATCCGGAGAAATCCGGACATCACCGCGCTGGTACATGATAACATGGTGTACGGCCTCACCAAAGGACAGGCCTCACCCACCACCCATACCGGATTCAAAACCCCGGTACAGGTGGAGGGTGTGATACTGGAGCCTTTCAATCCGCTCGCCGTGGCGGTGGCGCTCGATGCATCGTTTGTGGCGAGGGCCTTTATCGGCGATGTGGAGCAGACCAGGGAAATCATCAAACAGGCCATTACTCACAAAGGTTTTGCCCTTGTCGATATATTCCAGCCCTGCGTCACCTATAACAAGATCAATAGCTTTCAATGGTTCAAAGCGAATACGTATTCTCTTGAAAGCGCCTATGATCCCCATGACCGGGTTCATGCTTTCCAGCGGGCGCTGGAGACTGAAAAGCTCCCTCTCGGGGTATTCTATCTAAATACCGGGAAACAGACTTTCGAGGAACAGCTCGCTGTCTATCGAAGAAGTTCGGAGCCGCTGTGGAAGCGTATGGTGAATCGGGAGGCGCTGGCCGGATTTATAGAAAAGAAAAAGAAAATTGTCTGA
- a CDS encoding 2-oxoacid:acceptor oxidoreductase subunit alpha, whose product MEQNISQKSEISIVLCGEAGQGIQTVESLMTTLLKISGYHFFSTKEYMSRIRGGSNSTEIRVSSAPVKAFVERIDILFPLTLQALEHVRWRLTADTLIIGEKAHLAGEGNDPGVNIFDVPFSSMAKEVGGEIYSNVIAVGIIAGILGIDRGITNEFLGGYFGRKGEAVVKNNIAAMGKGYEIGRRLFDEGIFRVDIKTHPEINDDIVMNGAEAIGFGALWGGCNFISAYPMTPSTGILNFLAARSLEFDVIAEQAEDEIAAINMALGAWYAGARGMVCTAGGGFALMAEGVSLAGMLESPVVISVGQRPAPATGLPTRTEQGDLEFVLHAGHGEFPRVIFAPGTIEDCIDLTRRAFNLADKYQIPVFILSDQYIIDTYYNFPAPDLSVQKIEHQFVKTDKDFSRYAITESGVSPRGIPGYGEGVVVLDSDEHDIRGHITEDYAVRTAMVNKRLRKMDQIVQEAIPPELTGSQECEYLVVCWGSTYHIAREAIQKLGRDDISLLHFKQVYPLHRDTPNFFSGAKRTIIIENNATSQFGRILREYTGIAIDKKILQYNGLPFSVEHLTEALKAEAEQEVFTYGS is encoded by the coding sequence ATGGAACAAAATATTTCACAAAAAAGTGAGATTTCCATTGTTCTCTGCGGAGAAGCAGGGCAGGGAATCCAGACGGTCGAATCTCTCATGACCACTCTGCTCAAGATTTCCGGGTACCACTTTTTTTCAACCAAGGAATACATGTCACGGATCAGGGGCGGAAGCAATTCCACCGAAATACGGGTATCCTCGGCGCCGGTGAAAGCATTTGTAGAGCGGATCGATATCCTTTTTCCCCTGACTCTCCAGGCGCTTGAACATGTACGATGGCGTCTTACCGCCGATACTCTCATAATCGGAGAAAAAGCGCATCTGGCCGGTGAAGGAAATGACCCCGGAGTGAACATTTTCGATGTTCCTTTCAGCAGTATGGCAAAAGAAGTCGGGGGGGAAATCTATTCCAATGTTATTGCTGTGGGCATCATCGCCGGTATCCTGGGGATCGACCGTGGAATCACGAACGAATTTCTCGGAGGATATTTTGGAAGAAAAGGCGAGGCAGTGGTAAAAAATAACATCGCCGCTATGGGAAAAGGATATGAAATCGGCCGCCGTTTGTTCGATGAGGGGATTTTCAGGGTGGATATCAAAACCCATCCCGAAATTAATGATGACATTGTGATGAACGGGGCGGAGGCAATTGGGTTCGGAGCCTTGTGGGGAGGCTGCAATTTTATTTCCGCCTACCCGATGACACCCTCCACCGGCATTCTCAACTTTCTCGCCGCACGGTCGCTTGAGTTCGATGTCATCGCCGAACAGGCTGAAGACGAGATAGCCGCCATTAATATGGCCTTAGGCGCCTGGTATGCCGGAGCGCGGGGGATGGTCTGTACAGCGGGCGGAGGGTTCGCTCTCATGGCAGAGGGGGTGAGTCTGGCAGGAATGCTCGAATCCCCTGTGGTGATCAGTGTCGGGCAGCGGCCGGCTCCCGCCACCGGGCTGCCCACCCGCACCGAACAGGGGGACCTGGAATTTGTCCTTCATGCCGGTCACGGTGAGTTTCCCAGGGTGATCTTTGCTCCGGGAACGATCGAAGACTGTATCGATCTCACCCGCAGGGCATTCAATCTGGCCGACAAATACCAGATTCCGGTGTTTATACTCTCGGACCAGTACATTATCGATACCTATTACAATTTCCCGGCTCCTGACCTCTCAGTTCAAAAAATAGAGCACCAGTTTGTGAAGACCGATAAGGACTTTTCCCGGTATGCCATCACAGAATCTGGCGTGTCTCCGCGCGGCATTCCCGGTTACGGTGAGGGTGTGGTTGTCCTGGACAGCGATGAGCACGACATCCGGGGCCACATCACTGAAGACTATGCCGTACGGACAGCGATGGTGAACAAGCGCTTGAGAAAGATGGATCAGATCGTTCAGGAGGCGATTCCGCCGGAGCTGACCGGAAGTCAGGAATGCGAGTATCTGGTGGTTTGCTGGGGATCGACTTATCATATAGCCCGTGAGGCCATTCAAAAGCTGGGAAGGGATGACATCTCTCTTCTCCATTTCAAACAGGTATATCCGCTGCATAGAGACACTCCGAACTTTTTCAGCGGTGCGAAAAGGACCATTATTATCGAGAATAATGCCACATCGCAGTTTGGCAGAATCCTGCGTGAGTATACCGGCATTGCGATCGACAAAAAGATTCTCCAGTATAATGGGCTCCCCTTTTCTGTCGAGCATCTTACCGAAGCTTTGAAAGCCGAGGCGGAGCAGGAGGTGTTTACCTATGGAAGCTAA
- a CDS encoding WG repeat-containing protein has translation MISYNPFDTVFGPIYGDLFRRPAIGIDTLASLVAIVETEAFFGCAILFTCLGTYYRVSYGILLSVISVILWVIGIEIAYGLPTRLLIQFVVFIFFTLTLEKLERPIVRSRPRYIPRPLPKYATGLMTRWVIYFLKLLSEGEKRSWKWIAPPTFTDAFDFSEGRGLFEKDHVFGYVDREGAVVIEPQFIRAHPFSEGLACVEKEDFQYGYIYKRGVLAFSTPYRCEHPFSGGLARVQVNEKYGYIEKKGKIVTHFFDEAHDFIEGFACVAVKKEYDFISQTGSFLTQQRFEHAESFSDGLALVKDHDDFFFIDKTGSTAVKPAIHCDAVWSFVNGFAEVEVCDKRGFINRRGNLVVEPRFDATRRFSEGLAAVDSVRKDGVFDVHYWGFINTAGKIVIEQQFEDARYFSGGLAPVKINGNWGYIDASGHIAIKPKFSEAFPFRRSTGRICFDFQWGFIDRIGAYVILPQFAVAHDFKEGLACAARSVTPQSLVKKWGYIRLLKAEKE, from the coding sequence ATGATTAGTTATAATCCGTTCGACACGGTATTCGGGCCTATTTATGGGGACTTGTTCAGAAGACCAGCAATCGGGATCGATACACTGGCGTCTCTGGTTGCCATTGTTGAGACAGAAGCTTTTTTTGGCTGCGCCATACTTTTTACCTGCCTGGGCACATATTACCGGGTCAGTTACGGGATACTTCTATCGGTAATCAGCGTGATTCTGTGGGTGATCGGGATCGAAATAGCATACGGTTTACCGACCCGGCTGCTGATACAATTTGTAGTTTTCATTTTCTTTACACTTACACTGGAAAAACTTGAACGTCCGATAGTCAGAAGCCGCCCGAGATATATTCCGCGTCCCCTCCCGAAATACGCCACAGGCCTCATGACGCGATGGGTCATTTACTTTCTAAAATTGCTTTCCGAAGGAGAAAAACGTTCATGGAAATGGATCGCCCCGCCGACTTTTACTGATGCATTCGATTTTTCCGAAGGCCGCGGCCTTTTCGAAAAAGACCATGTTTTCGGATATGTGGACAGAGAAGGCGCTGTCGTCATCGAACCTCAGTTTATCAGAGCGCATCCGTTTTCAGAAGGTCTGGCCTGTGTCGAAAAAGAGGATTTCCAATATGGGTATATCTATAAGCGCGGAGTCTTGGCATTTTCTACCCCATACCGTTGCGAACACCCTTTTTCAGGTGGACTGGCGCGTGTGCAGGTTAATGAAAAGTACGGATATATCGAGAAAAAAGGGAAAATCGTTACACATTTTTTCGATGAAGCGCATGATTTTATAGAGGGATTCGCGTGCGTTGCAGTGAAAAAGGAGTACGATTTTATATCACAAACAGGGTCGTTTCTTACGCAGCAGAGGTTCGAACATGCCGAATCCTTTTCAGATGGATTGGCCCTTGTAAAAGATCATGATGACTTTTTTTTCATCGACAAAACGGGATCGACCGCTGTGAAACCTGCTATCCACTGTGACGCTGTCTGGTCTTTTGTCAATGGATTCGCCGAAGTTGAAGTCTGCGATAAACGTGGATTCATCAACCGCAGGGGTAACCTTGTCGTGGAACCACGGTTTGATGCTACCCGCAGGTTTTCGGAAGGTTTGGCGGCAGTAGACTCTGTTAGGAAAGACGGGGTTTTCGATGTTCATTACTGGGGATTCATCAATACCGCGGGAAAGATTGTCATCGAACAGCAGTTCGAGGATGCCCGATACTTTTCCGGAGGACTCGCTCCGGTCAAAATCAACGGGAATTGGGGCTATATCGATGCCTCCGGGCATATTGCGATTAAACCCAAATTTTCCGAGGCATTCCCGTTCCGGCGTTCAACAGGACGAATATGTTTTGATTTCCAATGGGGATTTATCGACAGAATTGGCGCTTATGTGATCCTTCCGCAGTTTGCCGTCGCTCATGATTTCAAGGAAGGATTAGCCTGTGCTGCAAGGAGTGTTACACCGCAAAGTCTTGTGAAAAAATGGGGTTATATCCGTCTGTTGAAAGCTGAGAAAGAGTGA
- a CDS encoding LptE family protein, giving the protein MKRKVTKLHSSKVTKFFFFYFVSLSLCVYVTFSSGCSHYSVSGSLPGYIKTAAVPLFQNDTIEPNIVEDVTDIVTNAIISNGSMKVVNESQADAVVMGRIVEVINEADTYSKSEQARQFKIHIYADVQFYDRRKNRALWEEKRLEGWARYDASNPSSRQDAVHQALQMLASLIIDKTVAGW; this is encoded by the coding sequence ATGAAAAGAAAAGTTACAAAGTTACATAGCAGCAAAGTTACAAAGTTTTTTTTCTTTTACTTTGTCTCTCTGTCACTTTGTGTCTATGTCACTTTTTCATCCGGTTGCAGCCACTACAGCGTATCCGGTTCTCTGCCCGGATATATCAAAACGGCGGCGGTTCCTCTTTTTCAGAATGATACGATTGAGCCGAATATTGTTGAGGATGTTACCGACATAGTCACCAATGCCATTATTAGTAATGGCAGTATGAAAGTGGTAAACGAGTCCCAGGCCGATGCAGTGGTGATGGGAAGAATCGTCGAGGTGATCAATGAAGCTGATACTTATTCCAAGAGCGAGCAGGCCAGGCAGTTCAAAATCCATATTTACGCCGATGTCCAATTTTACGACCGCCGAAAAAACCGTGCGCTCTGGGAAGAAAAACGTCTGGAGGGATGGGCGCGCTACGATGCATCCAACCCTTCCTCCCGGCAAGACGCCGTGCATCAGGCCCTTCAGATGCTGGCTTCCCTTATAATCGATAAAACCGTAGCGGGATGGTAA
- a CDS encoding ABC transporter ATP-binding protein yields the protein MEESARQHEVILRAEGLRKYFPIKKGLFSRVAGNVKAVDGISFDIRRGETLGLVGESGCGKTTTGRLILRLIEPTGGKVYFDRQEVTSVGRRELRTLRRRMQIIFQDPFSSLNPRMTVGTMLTEILKVHRLARGRGVQERVGQLLDMVGLAPRHANLYPHEFSGGQRQRIGIARALAVSPEFIVADEPVSALDVSIQAQIINLLQNLQEELHLTYLFIAHDLSVVRHISNRVAVMYLGRIVEIADSIDLYENPLHPYTKALMSAVPIPDPKLSKKRIFLAGDVPSPAAVPSGCPFHTRCPEAVAECSVEEQIFKDKGSGHFVACMKS from the coding sequence GTGGAAGAATCAGCCAGACAGCATGAAGTGATACTCCGGGCCGAGGGCCTGCGAAAATATTTTCCGATAAAAAAGGGATTGTTCTCCCGTGTGGCAGGAAATGTCAAAGCGGTGGACGGCATTTCTTTCGATATACGGAGAGGGGAGACCCTCGGTCTTGTGGGGGAGAGCGGTTGCGGTAAAACCACCACCGGGAGGCTGATTTTACGGCTTATCGAGCCTACCGGGGGGAAGGTGTATTTCGACAGACAGGAGGTGACCTCCGTCGGCCGCCGGGAATTGCGCACCCTGCGCCGTAGAATGCAGATAATCTTCCAGGACCCGTTCAGCTCGCTAAATCCACGGATGACTGTGGGAACGATGCTTACCGAGATACTGAAGGTGCACAGGCTCGCCAGGGGCAGGGGAGTACAGGAGAGGGTGGGGCAGCTTCTCGATATGGTCGGACTTGCGCCCCGTCACGCCAACCTTTATCCCCATGAGTTTTCCGGCGGGCAGCGTCAAAGGATAGGCATCGCCCGGGCGCTGGCTGTTTCGCCGGAGTTCATTGTCGCCGATGAGCCGGTAAGCGCCCTCGATGTATCGATCCAGGCGCAGATCATCAACCTGCTCCAGAATCTTCAGGAGGAGCTGCACCTGACCTATCTCTTCATCGCCCACGATCTGAGCGTGGTGCGGCATATCTCCAACCGAGTGGCGGTGATGTACCTTGGCAGGATAGTCGAGATCGCCGATTCCATCGACCTTTACGAGAATCCCCTTCATCCGTATACGAAAGCGCTCATGTCTGCGGTTCCCATACCGGACCCGAAGCTGAGCAAGAAACGCATCTTTCTTGCCGGTGATGTACCCTCGCCTGCCGCTGTCCCTTCGGGATGCCCGTTCCATACACGCTGCCCGGAGGCGGTCGCTGAATGCAGTGTAGAGGAACAGATTTTTAAAGACAAAGGCAGCGGGCATTTCGTGGCGTGTATGAAAAGCTAA
- a CDS encoding ABC transporter ATP-binding protein, protein MPEHLLEIKNLSTWFFMETGVAKAVNDVSFYVDKGEMLGLVGESGCGKSVTALSILRLVQSPPGRVVQGNILFNGRDLLELSDAYMRRVRGNEIAMIFQEPMTSLNPVFTIGSQIMEAVRLHQNVGKKEARSRTVEMLKLVGIADPERRIDDYPHQLSGGMRQRAMIAMALSCNPDLLIADEPTTALDVTIQAQIMELLWKLQEELGMAILLITHDLGVVAESADRMVVMYAGHIVEEGPTLAVFEGTGHPYTQGLIESVPRLDDIQRRLTVIKGTVPDSADLPPGCPFNPRCPLATEICLEKLPALEEIETNHSARCFHSDQVRSGRISQTA, encoded by the coding sequence ATGCCCGAACATTTACTCGAGATAAAAAATCTCAGCACCTGGTTTTTTATGGAAACAGGTGTCGCCAAAGCGGTTAATGATGTTTCCTTTTATGTCGACAAAGGGGAAATGCTCGGGCTTGTCGGGGAAAGCGGCTGCGGCAAGAGTGTCACCGCGCTCTCCATTCTGCGCCTGGTGCAGTCGCCCCCGGGGAGGGTTGTGCAGGGAAACATCCTCTTCAACGGGCGGGACCTTCTGGAGCTATCCGACGCATATATGCGGAGGGTGCGGGGCAACGAAATCGCCATGATTTTCCAGGAGCCGATGACCTCGCTCAATCCGGTTTTCACCATCGGTTCGCAGATCATGGAGGCGGTGCGCCTGCACCAGAATGTGGGAAAGAAGGAGGCGCGGAGCCGTACGGTTGAAATGCTGAAACTGGTGGGAATCGCCGACCCGGAGCGCCGAATCGATGATTATCCGCACCAGCTTTCCGGCGGGATGAGACAGCGGGCCATGATCGCCATGGCGCTTTCCTGCAATCCCGACCTGCTTATAGCCGATGAGCCGACCACCGCCCTCGATGTGACAATCCAGGCTCAGATCATGGAGCTGCTCTGGAAACTGCAGGAAGAGCTTGGCATGGCCATTCTCCTAATCACCCATGACCTCGGAGTGGTGGCGGAGTCGGCGGACCGGATGGTGGTCATGTACGCCGGGCATATCGTGGAGGAAGGGCCGACCCTTGCGGTGTTTGAAGGAACCGGCCACCCCTATACCCAGGGACTCATCGAATCGGTGCCCCGGCTGGACGACATCCAGAGGCGGCTGACTGTCATCAAAGGGACAGTTCCCGATTCAGCCGATCTGCCTCCCGGATGCCCGTTCAATCCAAGGTGCCCGTTGGCGACCGAAATATGCCTTGAAAAACTTCCGGCACTGGAAGAAATTGAAACCAATCACAGCGCGCGCTGTTTTCACAGCGATCAGGTACGAAGTGGAAGAATCAGCCAGACAGCATGA
- a CDS encoding ABC transporter permease, translating into MNRTLSNSPWAVFWRHLRRNRVAMLGGSLLILFYTLVVFADFFSPYGMETQNRSLYNCPPTGIHFFDGGGKFHLWPFVYGKILADRKWTRYADDTGKMYPIRFFARGESYRLFGLVPMSRHLFGVEGEGRIFLMGTDQFGRDVFTRLLFGGRISLSIGLVGILLSFTFGMLIGGISGYFGGLTDTVIMRFTELVMSVPALYLILALRASFPISIKSDEMYLIMVVILSFIGWAGMSRIIRGMVLSIKENDYVTAARALGFGHLRIIVRHILPNTLSFVIVAATISIPGYILGEVALSFLGVGIAEPTASWGNMLKQAQSIRVLTSFSWILAPGYAIFLTVLAFNFLGDGLRDALDPRKIK; encoded by the coding sequence ATGAATAGGACTCTCTCAAACTCACCCTGGGCGGTGTTCTGGCGCCACCTTCGCCGCAACCGTGTCGCCATGCTGGGCGGAAGTCTCCTGATCCTGTTCTATACCCTGGTGGTCTTTGCCGATTTTTTCTCCCCTTACGGCATGGAGACCCAGAACCGCAGCCTGTATAACTGCCCCCCGACCGGGATTCACTTTTTCGATGGCGGCGGGAAATTTCATCTCTGGCCCTTCGTATATGGGAAGATTCTGGCCGACCGGAAATGGACCCGTTATGCCGATGATACTGGCAAGATGTATCCGATTCGTTTTTTTGCCAGAGGAGAATCGTACCGTCTTTTCGGACTGGTTCCGATGAGCCGCCACCTCTTCGGCGTAGAGGGGGAAGGCCGGATATTTCTCATGGGCACCGATCAATTCGGGCGTGATGTTTTCACAAGGCTCCTGTTCGGAGGACGCATCTCGCTTTCCATAGGCCTGGTGGGCATACTCCTGTCTTTCACCTTCGGAATGCTTATCGGAGGGATTTCCGGATATTTCGGGGGCCTTACCGATACGGTGATCATGCGTTTTACCGAGCTGGTCATGTCGGTTCCGGCGCTCTATCTCATTCTGGCGCTCAGGGCGTCTTTTCCCATATCAATTAAATCGGATGAGATGTACCTGATCATGGTGGTCATTCTCTCATTCATCGGCTGGGCCGGAATGTCACGTATCATCCGCGGGATGGTGCTTTCCATCAAGGAGAACGATTATGTCACCGCGGCGCGAGCGCTGGGATTCGGCCACCTGCGTATCATCGTGCGGCATATCCTGCCCAATACGCTCTCTTTTGTGATTGTGGCGGCGACCATATCTATTCCCGGATACATCCTCGGCGAAGTGGCGCTGTCATTCCTGGGAGTAGGCATCGCCGAGCCGACCGCCAGTTGGGGAAACATGCTCAAACAGGCCCAGAGCATACGGGTGTTGACTTCTTTTTCCTGGATACTGGCGCCGGGATATGCCATATTTCTGACCGTACTGGCGTTTAACTTCCTTGGCGACGGCCTCCGTGACGCCCTTGATCCGAGGAAGATCAAATAA
- a CDS encoding ABC transporter permease: MKTYILKRFLHMIPLLLGITFFSFMIISLAPGDYLTTMSQNPQIKAETIAAMRAKFGLDQPWHIQYVKWLWNAVHLDFGYSFANQVAVFTLIKAKMLNTLILALSAALFAWGLSIPLGIISAVRQNTWVDRSASFVSFIGLSIPEVFFALLMILFAAKTGLFPVGGMKSIDFEYMSYGEQILDLLHHLILPTIVLGSISMAGRMRQMRANLLDTLLQDYIQTARAKGLSERVVTYKHALRNAINPLITLFGFTLADLLSGAFLVEVVMSWPGLGRLTLDALFARDLYLVMGALLMASVMLILGNLAADIMLALSDPRIRYE; encoded by the coding sequence GTGAAAACATACATACTCAAGCGTTTTCTCCACATGATACCTCTCCTTTTGGGGATCACGTTTTTCAGCTTTATGATCATCAGTCTGGCGCCGGGCGACTACCTCACTACCATGTCCCAGAATCCCCAGATCAAGGCGGAGACCATCGCCGCCATGCGGGCGAAATTCGGCCTTGACCAGCCCTGGCACATTCAGTACGTCAAATGGCTCTGGAACGCTGTCCATCTCGATTTCGGATACTCCTTTGCCAACCAGGTCGCGGTTTTCACCCTGATCAAAGCAAAAATGCTCAATACCCTGATCCTCGCCCTTTCCGCGGCGCTCTTCGCCTGGGGGCTGTCCATCCCGCTCGGCATAATCAGCGCGGTCCGTCAGAATACCTGGGTGGACCGGTCGGCTTCGTTCGTGTCGTTCATCGGGCTTTCCATCCCGGAAGTGTTTTTCGCGCTGCTCATGATCCTTTTTGCGGCGAAAACCGGTCTTTTCCCGGTGGGCGGAATGAAATCCATAGACTTCGAATATATGTCGTACGGAGAGCAGATTCTCGATCTCCTGCACCACCTGATACTTCCGACAATCGTGCTGGGGAGTATATCCATGGCCGGGAGAATGCGCCAGATGCGCGCCAATCTCCTCGACACCCTGCTTCAGGACTATATCCAGACCGCCCGCGCCAAGGGCCTCAGCGAGCGGGTGGTGACCTACAAGCATGCTCTGCGGAATGCGATCAATCCGCTCATCACCCTGTTCGGATTCACCCTTGCAGACCTGCTGTCGGGTGCATTCCTGGTGGAGGTGGTCATGAGCTGGCCCGGTCTGGGCAGGCTTACCCTGGATGCCCTTTTTGCCCGCGACCTCTATCTGGTCATGGGAGCGCTGCTCATGGCCTCGGTCATGCTGATCCTGGGCAACCTTGCCGCCGATATCATGCTGGCGCTCTCCGACCCGAGGATACGGTATGAATAG
- a CDS encoding ABC transporter substrate-binding protein: MLILIGIISVYLLVLSGAFERAQDSPRFHVSTPVPVDADTSKCAPGRYGGRVIIGALGDPKTFNPIVSSESSSRDVIGRMFASLVSMDNVTQEIIPGLASRWEFSPDNLSLTFHMRRGVLWSDGVPVTAYDVKFTYDAVYNPKVQNSLNDIMRVNGKPFETAAVDSFTFKVTIPSSFAPFLLWAGGVPVLPRHVLESDLEKGKFDSAYSVATPPEKIVCCGPYLLEKYEAGVKTVLRRNPSYWRIDRAGNRLPYIGRIIYVSMRSMETMMLNFQTGNLDMLDSVKPSDVPILDRDAKKYDYRIVNLGPGMGQQFFWFNMNPGSSPDGKPFVAPYKLKWFQDVRWRKAMAHAVDRDGISRTVFDGMAQPQYGPETVANKVWYDPDCVRYDYNLDKSRAYLDEMGLIDRNGDGIREDAEGHTVEFTMITNTGNDLRELMGNIIKADLSRIGVKMNFTPIEFNTLVVKIDNEYTYECCLLGVGGGDPDPSSGTHIWLSSGRMHQWYPNQKKPATEWEARIDKLMNLQMTTLDRAKRKEYFDQIQYIISDEAPYIYLVTPQVFVAVRNKFQNMTPTILEHRLLWNIEEAWVK, encoded by the coding sequence TTGCTCATTCTCATCGGAATTATTTCTGTGTATCTGCTGGTGCTCTCCGGAGCGTTCGAGCGCGCCCAGGACAGCCCCCGGTTCCATGTTTCCACTCCGGTTCCCGTTGACGCCGACACCTCCAAATGCGCTCCCGGCAGATATGGCGGAAGGGTGATTATCGGCGCTCTCGGCGACCCGAAAACCTTCAATCCCATCGTATCCTCCGAAAGCTCCAGCCGCGATGTTATAGGCCGCATGTTTGCCTCCCTTGTCAGCATGGACAATGTGACTCAGGAAATTATCCCCGGCCTTGCCTCCAGGTGGGAATTCTCCCCGGACAATCTTTCCCTGACTTTCCATATGCGCCGGGGAGTACTCTGGAGCGACGGCGTCCCCGTTACCGCCTATGATGTGAAATTCACCTACGACGCCGTCTATAATCCCAAAGTCCAGAACAGCTTGAACGACATCATGCGGGTGAACGGAAAACCGTTCGAGACCGCCGCGGTGGACTCGTTCACCTTCAAGGTGACCATTCCTTCTTCCTTCGCACCCTTTCTCCTCTGGGCAGGCGGGGTTCCCGTTCTCCCCAGACATGTTCTCGAATCGGATTTGGAGAAGGGAAAGTTTGACTCGGCGTACAGTGTCGCCACTCCCCCCGAAAAGATCGTCTGCTGCGGGCCATATCTCCTTGAGAAATATGAGGCCGGGGTCAAAACCGTCCTTCGGCGCAATCCGAGCTACTGGCGCATCGACCGTGCGGGTAACCGGCTTCCGTACATCGGCCGGATTATCTATGTAAGCATGCGGAGCATGGAAACGATGATGCTCAACTTCCAGACCGGAAACCTTGATATGCTGGACAGCGTCAAACCTTCCGATGTGCCCATTCTCGACCGCGACGCCAAAAAGTACGATTACCGGATAGTCAATCTGGGCCCCGGAATGGGACAGCAGTTTTTCTGGTTCAACATGAATCCCGGGAGTTCCCCTGACGGCAAACCTTTTGTGGCGCCCTACAAGCTGAAGTGGTTCCAGGATGTCAGATGGCGTAAGGCCATGGCACATGCGGTAGACCGCGACGGCATCTCCCGTACCGTTTTCGACGGAATGGCGCAGCCGCAGTACGGCCCGGAGACAGTCGCCAATAAGGTTTGGTATGACCCTGACTGCGTTAGATATGACTACAACCTGGACAAGTCCCGCGCTTACCTCGATGAAATGGGCCTGATCGACCGTAACGGCGACGGCATCCGTGAGGATGCGGAAGGTCATACGGTGGAATTCACCATGATAACCAACACGGGGAACGATCTCCGTGAGCTGATGGGGAATATCATCAAGGCCGACCTGTCGAGAATCGGGGTGAAAATGAATTTCACGCCGATCGAGTTCAACACGCTGGTGGTGAAAATCGATAATGAGTATACCTACGAGTGCTGCCTGCTCGGAGTCGGCGGGGGCGATCCTGACCCTTCGAGCGGCACGCATATCTGGCTTTCCAGCGGGCGCATGCACCAGTGGTATCCCAATCAGAAGAAACCTGCCACCGAATGGGAAGCCCGGATAGACAAGCTCATGAACCTGCAGATGACCACGCTTGACAGGGCAAAAAGGAAAGAGTATTTTGACCAGATTCAATACATCATATCCGATGAAGCGCCGTATATTTACCTGGTCACTCCACAGGTATTCGTGGCGGTGCGGAATAAGTTCCAGAACATGACGCCGACCATTCTGGAACACCGGCTCCTCTGGAATATAGAAGAAGCGTGGGTAAAGTAG